The Betaproteobacteria bacterium genome has a segment encoding these proteins:
- a CDS encoding DUF2909 domain-containing protein yields the protein LIKDQGTSERTVKALTWRVALSVALFVLLMAGYYFGFIPKTGL from the coding sequence ACCTCATCAAGGACCAGGGCACTTCGGAGCGCACGGTCAAGGCGCTCACCTGGCGGGTCGCGTTATCCGTCGCGCTCTTTGTCCTGCTGATGGCGGGCTACTACTTCGGCTTCATTCCGAAAACGGGGCTCTGA